Sequence from the Thiohalobacter sp. genome:
TGCTTCACTCAAGCCGTAGCGACGGCTACGGCTTTCGTTCCAGCCCTCCCCGAGCCCGGCTGCAAATCCGCCATCATCCGCAGCCCCTGGTGCAATATGCGGGCTAGCCCGGGCGCAAATCTGCCATCATCCGCGGCGCCTGGTGCAATGTGCGACCTGAACTTCCGTGGGTTCAGTGGATCCCGTGGCCATCCCCGCCCGTGGGCAAACGGAAACCGCCGGATCGCCCTGCGCGCACACTCAGTGCAGGCGCTTGTCCTCTGCGGCCGGCTCGCCCGTGGGGGTCGCGGGCTCGACCTCCGGCACGTGCGGCGCGTCGCCCAGCGCCTCCTCGCCGGCCGTTGCCTGCGGCTCGTCCCCCGCGGCCGCCGTCCCGGTGGTCGCGTCGGATTCGGCGGTCTCGCCTTCGGGCGCCGGCGTCTCGGCGGCGTCGGCGACCAGCCGTTCCCGTGCTGGCGCATCGAAGCTGAGCGCCGGGGCTGCTTCGGGACAGAGTTCGGCGGCGCTGGTGGCCAGGTGCCGGTAGACGGCGCGGTAGCGCTCGGTCATGTCCTCGAACAGCTCCGCGGTCTGCTGGAAGTGCTCGTTGACCCGACCGCGATAGGCCTCCAGCGCCTCCCGGGTCTCGGCCAGCTCCTTTTCCAGCGCCTGCACGCGCTGGCTGTCCCGCGGCAGGAACAGGAAGCCGATCAGGAAGCCTGCCGCCATACCGAATGCGAACAGGATGATGCCCAGGCCCCAGAGCCAGGCGTTGCTGTCTTCGAACATCGTCGTTCCCCGCGCAGATGGAAATGATGAGGCAGTATAGGGCGGAATCCCCCCGCGGCGGGAGGATGCAGGTCAAGGCCTTGCAAATTTTTTCGCCTCGGGGGGATCAGCCGCGCAGACGCCGGCGCACCGCGTCCGGGACCGGCTCCAGCAGCTCGCCCTCGGGGCCGAGTGCGGGGTAGGGCAGCCCCAGTGCCCGGTAACGGGCCGCCAGCCGCGGGTAGCCCCATTCGAACAGCAGCCGCCGGTAGCGCTCGGGATCCAGCCGGCAGCGATCGTACAGCCCGGCCACCTGCCGCTGGCGCTGCGCCTCGTAGAGCAGCACCGCCGCTGCCACGGACACGTTCAGCGAAGCCACCATGCCGACCATGGGAATGGTCACCTCGCCATCCACGCAGGCCAGCGCCGCCTCGCTGACGCCGTACTTCTCCGTGCCCAGCAGCAGGGCCGTGGGGCGGGTGTAGTCGGGGCTGCGGAAATCCTGCGCGCGGTCGGAGAGATGGGCGGCCAGCACCTGGAAGCCGCGCCGCTGCAGACCGGCGATGGCCGTGGGCGCATCGGCGTGGTTGTGCACCTCCACCCACTTCTCGCTGCCGGATGCCGCTCCCTTGCGTGGCCGGTAGGGCCGGTCCGGCGCCACCGCGTGCAGCTCCAGCACGCCCACTGCGTCGCAGCTGCGCTGGATGGCGGACAGGTTGTGCGGCTTGTGCACCCCTTCCATGATGACCGTCAGATCGGGCTGGCGGCGGTCCAGGGTGCGGCTGATGCGCTGAAAGCGTTCGGGGGTCATGGCCGCGCATGGTACCGGGTGCGTGCCGGTCTTCAAAATGACGCTGGCAATTCCGCTTTCATTGGGTAAGATTGCCTGCCAGTGGGCGCCGTCACTCGCGGACGGGTGGCCGCAGGGAGCAGGGAGCCATGGGACGGCAATTGGCCAGCGACAGGATACTGGTAGTCGACGACTTTCCCAGCATGCGCATGTCGATCCGGCGCATGCTGCGGGAACTGGGCGCGGAGCAGGTGGATCTCGCCGCCAATGGCGAGGAGGCCATCAAGGTCCTGCGGCGCACGCCCTACGACATCATTCTCTGCGACTACAACCTCGGCGAGGGCAAGGACGGCCAGCAGGTGCTGGAGGAAGGCCGCCACATGGGCCTGATTCCGCCCGCGGCGGTGTTCGTGATGATCACTGCCGAAACCTCTGCCCGCTTCGTGCTCGGTGCCCTCGAGTACCAGCCCGACGACTACATCGCCAAGCCCTTCACCAAGGAACTGCTGGCGCTGCGGCTGAAGAAGCTCACCGAGCGCGCGGAGGCCCTGCGCGACATCCAGGAGGCCATCGGCCGCGAGGAATATCTCGCCGCCATCGAGCTGTGCGAGCAGCGGCTGGCAGAGAAGGGCAAGTACCTGGCCGAGGTCGCGCGACTGCTGGGCGAGCTGTACCTGCGGGTCGGCGACTACTCGCGTGCGGTCACCACCTACGAGAAGATCCTCAACCGTCGCAGTTTTCACTGGGCCCGCTTCGGACTGGCCAAGGCCTTCCACTTCCTC
This genomic interval carries:
- a CDS encoding YhcB family protein yields the protein MFEDSNAWLWGLGIILFAFGMAAGFLIGFLFLPRDSQRVQALEKELAETREALEAYRGRVNEHFQQTAELFEDMTERYRAVYRHLATSAAELCPEAAPALSFDAPARERLVADAAETPAPEGETAESDATTGTAAAGDEPQATAGEEALGDAPHVPEVEPATPTGEPAAEDKRLH
- the trmH gene encoding tRNA (guanosine(18)-2'-O)-methyltransferase TrmH, with amino-acid sequence MTPERFQRISRTLDRRQPDLTVIMEGVHKPHNLSAIQRSCDAVGVLELHAVAPDRPYRPRKGAASGSEKWVEVHNHADAPTAIAGLQRRGFQVLAAHLSDRAQDFRSPDYTRPTALLLGTEKYGVSEAALACVDGEVTIPMVGMVASLNVSVAAAVLLYEAQRQRQVAGLYDRCRLDPERYRRLLFEWGYPRLAARYRALGLPYPALGPEGELLEPVPDAVRRRLRG